One genomic segment of Brassica napus cultivar Da-Ae chromosome A3, Da-Ae, whole genome shotgun sequence includes these proteins:
- the LOC106441334 gene encoding acyl-CoA-binding domain-containing protein 6 encodes MEEIRKEIDVGDWHSNLPHDEWTPLTVPGSRASARYKHAAVAVDEKLYIVGGSRNGRYLSDVQVFDLRSLTWDSFKLIADDGDGSLGEAFPAISDHRMIKWGNRLLLIGGYSKNQSDNMSVRFIDLETHLCGVVDASGNVPVSRGGHSITLVGSRVFVFGGEDKKRRLLNDLHVLDLETMTWDVVETSQTRPVPRFDHTAATHSDRYLLIFGGCSHSIFFNDLHILDLQTMEWSQPHVQGDDVTPRAGHAGITIDENWFIVGGGDNSTGCLETLVLNMSKLVWSTSTHVGARHPLASEGLSVCSASVFEENILVAFGGYNGKYNNDIFVMRLKPGESSSHPKIFKSPAAAAAAASVTAAYAIAKSDSSDFPPPPANPTLNGTGNSFSGSNIRNTIDSIKEEKRTLESSVAETQVENSKLREKIDEVNSTHAELSQELQSVQGQLISERSRCFKLEAQIAELQKALESGQSIEAEVEMLRKQKLAADEREDGTVKKQGWGWGAR; translated from the exons ATGGAAGAGATCAGGAAAGAGATAGACGTCGGTGACTGGCATTCGAATCTCCCCCACGACGAGTGGACGCCGCTCACTGTTCCTGGCTCACGAGCATCGGCTCGGTACAAG CATGCGGCGGTGGCTGTTGATGAGAAGCTCTACATTGTCGGTGGAAGCCGTAACGGCCGATACTTATCTGATGTTCAG GTGTTTGATCTTAGAAGTTTGACTTGGGATAGTTTTAAGCTGATAGCTGATGACGGTGATGGTAGCTTAGGGGAAGCTTTTCCTGCTATTTCAGATCACCGCATG ATTAAGTGGGGAAACAGGCTTCTCCTGATCGGTGGATACTCCAAGAATCAATCAGATAACATGTCAG TGCGGTTCATTGATTTGGAAACGCATCTGTGTGGAGTCGTTGATGCCTCCGGGAATGTTCCG gtaTCACGTGGTGGACATTCCATTACGCTGGTAGGTTCCCGAGTTTTTGTGTTTGGTGGGGAAGATAAGAAAAGGAGGCTCCTGAATGATCTGCATGTTCTTGATCTCGAGACAATGACTTGGGATGTGGTTGAGACATC GCAGACACGCCCAGTTCCCAGATTTGATCACACAGCTGCTACGCATTCCGACCGTTACCTCTTGATTTTTGGTGGTTGTTCTCATTCTATCTTCTTCAATGATCTTCATATCCTCGACTTGCAAACT ATGGAGTGGTCACAGCCTCATGTTCAGGGAGATGATGTAACTCCTCGGGCAGGACACGCAGGAATAACCATTGACGAAAACTGGTTTATAGTTGGGGGTGGTGATAACAGTACCG GTTGTTTAGAGACACTTGTTCTAAATATGTCGAAGCTGGTTTGGTCTACATCAACACATGTAGGAGCAAGGCATCCACTTGCTAGTGAG GGTCTTAGTGTGTGCTCAGCATCAGTATTTGAAGAGAACATCTTAGTAGCTTTTGGCGGCTATAACGGGAAGTATAACAATGAT ATATTCGTCATGAGACTAAAGCCAGGAGAATCATCCTCGCATCCCAAAATCTTCAAGTCACCAGCAGCCGCTGCAGCTGCGGCCTCTGTCACTGCTGCTTATGCCATAGCCAAGTCAGATAGCTCAGATTTTCCTCCACCACCTGCAAACCCAACTCTCAACGGAACAGGAAACAGCTTCTCTGGGAGTAATATCAGAAACACAATCGATTccattaaagaagaaaaaagaactcTGGAGTCATCTGTTGCAGAAACCCAAGTAGAAAACTCGAAGCTCAGGGAAAAGATAGATGAAGTTAATAGCACACACGCTGAACTATCTCAA GAACTCCAATCTGTACAAGGTCAACTTATCTCAGAGAGGTCAAGATGCTTTAAACTTGAG GCACAGATAGCAGAACTGCAGAAAGCATTAGAGTCGGGACAATCCATTGAAGCTGAAGTTGAGATGCTTAGAAAACAGAAGTTAGCAGCGGATGAAAGAGAAGACGGGACCGTGAAAAAGCAAGGCTGGGGCTGGGGTGCTAGGTAG